The Medicago truncatula cultivar Jemalong A17 chromosome 7, MtrunA17r5.0-ANR, whole genome shotgun sequence genome includes the window agaaatgccTGCAGTTTGATGATAAAAACATCAGGTACATTCCTAAAAGGTAGCATTAGAACGAGAGGAAGAAAGAATAACAGACATTATGGAagataacatgataaaaatccTAATATAATCTAACAGCAACCTCTGTCAAAGTCTAAAACTTAAACATTCACTGCAATCAAAAGGCTTGGCTAACTGTACCTTCAGTTCTTTTACACTGAAAGTCACATCTACTGGATCCCCATTATGTACATACTGCAAAAACTCCTCTTTAGGATCTATCCATAGCTGGGTGTGAAGCAATGAATCATTGTCTGCCATAAAAAAATCGTTGGCTAAATATACTGCCGATCAATATACCAACAAAAGCATCTTTGTTACCTTTGGTTGGGTCAATATAACTCCGAAGTTCAACGGCCTTTCCACCAATTTCATTTTCAGAATCAGGAGGTACGGAAGCAGGTTCTGTTGCAATGATAGTAATTTCTTGAAGAGATGACTGAAAATTAGCAAGTAACCTATTCAAATCTCGAGGCCTCACAACAAAGTTGCTTGGAAATTTTTGCCTATCAAGGGACAAGTGTGTTATGTCAGGTTCAACATTGCAAGTAATCCAATAGGTTTTTCTCATACCTGcagttaacaaataaaatatcatttttaattcatacATGGGAGAAATATGCACACACAAACATGTATTAAGTGGtgacaaaataaaaacttagaCGATAGATACCTAGCACCATTTACATAGTAACCCAGATATTACTAGATATCCGGGTGCAGATATGGTTTAGCATTACCTCACCCTTGACCTTGAGatcattttaagaaaaaattgctACTATacagttttaaaattaaaactttcaCATGTGACAGATTTCGAAATTGCCAGACTGATTTACAATGAATCATGGGCTTTAACAGACCCTCAGTAACTTTAGCTTACCAAAATATTGGATGTCATTATGACATGTCATACAATGCCgatcaaaaaacaaaagtgtCAACACCTAGCCCACTTAGGAAAAGGGCCATATTATCGATATTTAAATTATACAGGCAGGTTGGATTCCATAACATTTAAAAAGTAGAAAGGGCCACAAACTTCAATTCGAAAACGAACTACACAATCAAGCTTGTTAATTAAATGATCAGCCTTCCATGATACTATAATATTTTCCTTGTTAACCAACTACCAGCTAAGTAGCACCAACACTTATGATCGAAGGTGTGTCTGGTGTCCAACACGaacactgacacatgtgattacactcaattatgtcattttttcaaagCCAATAATTATTGGTGCTGACGTGTCTGTATCGTATCGTGTGCGGTGTCTGTGTATACTACCCGAGATTGtggatttaatttattaaataaatcaacttACCACTGTAGCAATCTAGAATCCACTGAACTTTGGGAGCATCCGGATCCGGTAGTTTCACAGTCAAATGATCAATATTTGCAATAGGTGTCCTAAGAACAGCACAAACAGCCTAATCAAAGTATATCAGTAAGAATTTTTCACTTGCAAATACAGTCTAAAATTGCGCAAAAAATCAAAAAGACCATTCTAACCTTGAGAAGCACACTACATTGCACGGGATTACTAGAAACTGTGAATACATCAAAGAAGCTAGGTTTGAAATTGATGGATTGATATGCAGAACGTGATGAATTGATAGTGTGGAAAAGGAGCTGTAACAAATCAAAAGCTTTGAAGTAAGTGACTATTGAAATTATGGTTCGAAAACCCTAATTCAAATGTGATACGAAGTAGAGAGTGTTACCTGAGAGGATGAGGCTTGAATTGAGAGCTCGTTTCCGATGCGTGCGAGGCACGTGATGCATCGTGCGAAGGTTTTAAGAGAGTTATCGCTCAGTGTGAACTCCATTCTACGATACGATCTTGCTCTCTGAACTAACACAGAGTGGcgggaaggagaagaagaagaagaagaagggggAAATTATAATACGCTTTAGGTTACCAAATTTGATTTGACATCAACCGtccattattttcttcttcttttttttttttttgcagaaaatagatctttcaaaaaattgtatttttttaaagggtgtttttttacataaatataacATTCCCTCGGtcaattataagtcgttttggCTATTATACACgaattgaaaaatgatattataaattgttttacaaaattatttttaataaatagtacgataaagataaatgaaagagttgaaaacaaaaacaataataaaatagttaatggtataactttttttttttgtggtggccgagattcgaacctcggaccttgcatattttatattatgcattgtccttatcaactgagttaaactcacggggaTAATTAATGGTATAACTGAataagtaacattaatatttcattgaaattataaattgaCTTAAGATAGAGATAGTaggtcctcgtgagcttaactcagttggtatagacaatgcatGATATATGAAAGGTCaggagttcaaaccccgaccacaaaaaaaaattagagagagTAATTTTCTTGTTGCAGTTCGTTTTCTTAGTGCACTCACACTATAACTCAAtccaatcataatcatttattgtTAGTTAGTTTGACTAATGGTACAGTTAGACATCCTTCTTCCTTCAATTAGACATCACTTGATTCACTTCTACAACAATATCGCATAAGTAGGATCCCATGAAAACTGCAAAAGAGTAATGGTTGAGGTTCTTTCTcataagcttaaaaaaaaattaaagtctcatttgaaaatttggagtTTGTCAATATTCATACAAATTCATTAAAGCTAAAGTAACATTCATGTTTTGAATCTTCCAAATCACTCTCAATGACTATTATATGGATTTGAATAAAACTTGGCTCATGTTGAATTGCAAAGAAGCTAAATTCAATgaattggttttattttggaaatagaatactattttttttaagcaggGAGAAAAACACTGCTTTTTACTACCTATTGGCCAAAATTTTACATAAATCAAATTAAGCAAATGATTATCTTAAGAGTTAATAATACTGTTACGTATAGAGCAATGCTCCAACTTTATTACAGCCAAGTATATCTGAAATGGTTTTCCAAACGTATTTGGTCATATATTATATTCTCACAtaacattaataaatattaaaaaacaggTATGCGAGTTACAAGGATAATTGCAGCAAAGAGAtatgcattcattcattcaaagatACAAGTCCAGATAACATATCGTCGTGTCATTTCAATTCAAACAGATCTAAATTTAGTCTAATCAAAAGCACTAAAACAAGAACAAATCACTGGTATACTAAAATAAAGCAACATTTACAACCAAACTCAGGTAGAACATATGAAACCCTAAATCAGATCCGAAATAAGGTGCCATTTATTTTACACCACCAAATGGAATGTCCCAAATTACACCACTAAGAAGCTAGTGATAACATTCTCCCACGTAAACGTAAAGAACTTCAAaatctcaaaattaaaaatttaaacctATAGTAATAACTTCTCATAATCCAAATTCTAAGCACCAATGCTAGGTCCATAATTCAATCACAGTCGGTAACACACTATT containing:
- the LOC11421369 gene encoding cell cycle checkpoint control protein RAD9A, whose product is MEFTLSDNSLKTFARCITCLARIGNELSIQASSSQLLFHTINSSRSAYQSINFKPSFFDVFTVSSNPVQCSVLLKAVCAVLRTPIANIDHLTVKLPDPDAPKVQWILDCYSGMRKTYWITCNVEPDITHLSLDRQKFPSNFVVRPRDLNRLLANFQSSLQEITIIATEPASVPPDSENEIGGKAVELRSYIDPTKDNDSLLHTQLWIDPKEEFLQYVHNGDPVDVTFSVKELKAFLSFCEGCEIDIHLHFEKTGEPILMTPKFGLEDGSHSNFDATLVLATMLTSQLHEGAASEPPVVATRTHAQTEERNESPLQQENCRTNASELPSDHTRIWSDLSATAAKNVSGMEERQAQEGTTLNDNEQRDIQRISTVKITRGKLFAGNNPIDSNFCPPSENDHVQEPQDMLPNNGQPFSQHHPSNWVDAEEDDEDDADEEEPYIQATPPYYDEQ